The region TGACCTATGCATAAGATCAGTTAGATGCTGTTTGAGTGTTCTCATGTGCATTGTATGTAATGAGAAAAATTCCTTACCTCTGTATAAAAAGCTCTCCAGCCACAGTTTCAGGCCAAAGATGTTGCAATTACATTGCCAGGGATTATCTTTGAAAAGAACCACTTTCAGGTTTGGAAGTGATTCCAGCAGAACTCTCTCCATTTTCTGAAGTTTGTTATGCTTCACAGACAGCAAAGTTATATTCCCTGTGCTGTTTCCAAAAGTCTCAGGCAAACGTATAATGCTGTTAGATGACAAGTCCAGTTCTTTTAGGTGTGGGAGGAAActgaaagttttgttttctacatAATGAATCATATTTCTAGTTAGGTTTAGAACCTGTAGATACCGTAATTTTTGGAAAGCACCCGGTGCCAAACTTGAGAGAGAGTTATTAGACAAGTCTAAGATTTTGAGCAACGGTGTTCCAGTGAATGCATTTTGGTTGATTCTCCAAATACGATTATTCTGCAGCTGTAGTATCTGAATTTCAGAAGGTAAATGGGCAGGAATTTCAGTAAATCCTCTGTTCTTGCAGTCTGCAGTCTTTGAAGCTGTATGGCAAAGGCATTTGTCAGGACATCCACAAGCTCTGTATATTAACAAGATGACACTCAGAACCAAAAGCCAGATAACTgtatcagaaaagaaagaagatttaaaatgagttgaaaatgtttgtcttttaGCAATATACAGGTTATTAATGTGGGCAAAGTGTATACAGCTTAACAATAAACATAGCatagaattaatttattttatacatatatattttgcaTTCATTAATTACAGATATTATTGAAGTACTTTGATAATGCAGAGTGAATTTAGTGCCTCCAtgttcttaaaatgaaatacttCCCATGGCTTAATATCCTAAGTACAGATTTTTCAGGAGGACTTGTCACCAGCAGAGCAGTGATGTTTGAAGGTAATGCAGCggattttttaaagttattaaatTGGAATGTTTATCTTTCTGTGGTAGTTACAAGTTTAGACCATCTTGTGTCAGAAGAATTGCAAACAGAACTTTCATTATTCTGTTTTTACTAACTGTACTAACTAAAAAGAATTAAGTCAATATGCTGTCAAAAGAATAACAAGTTTCAAAGACATTGCTGTAAAACCAGTTAACAGTATTGTTTCAGCAATCTGTATTCTGTGAGCttgttctttaaaatatctATGTTTATACTTAATAATTCCCTTATATGAATGCCAGCTGTACTTCCCACAGACAAAAGTTCCTACACAACCAGCAATCAGTCGTTAAGAAGCcattaaaaagataaatgagTGGAGAGGAGTAATTAGCATTTATAAGTATCTTCAGCTCCCTGATGTTCAGGTcagttttaactgaaaaaataataatttgtacCTTTCATAACTTGCCAATGgtcttattttgaaaacaaggtGCCACTTAAAGCAATGTGCATATGCACAGCatagaatttgaaaaaaaaccagatCATGTGAAATATTTAGTTTTTCTGTGACTAAAGAATGTCAGAATTTTAAATCCACTTGTAACATTGTTTTTAAGATGCCTCAAATCATTTTTATCATTTACTCAAATGGTAAAAATGattattatttcaaaattatgaatattttaattaattgctACTTGAAACCATTGGAAATAAAAGGACATACTGCTTATTGACTTACAGAAATCAAATTTAGTAATACAAATatgatattaaataaataatgtgatTACAACATTGAATCTGGCAAATATATAAATGAAAGCTTTGAAACTACAGCTTAAGtagcaaactgcattttaattttcatgcaAAAAATGAAGTagtatttatattaaatttttaCATAGTCTTCTGCCATAATGAATTCTACACTGTAGAATTCATTTGAAAGAATTCAGCATTCTCACAAGTAAGATAAGCAATACTTCCAGTTCTTAATATTGTTCTGCAACAGTTGGCTTCAGAAACTGAGACAGCTTCAATGGAGAGTTAAAATAAACACTGCTTGGCaaggaaaagattaaagaacagaaaaaattcATTATTAATCTGAATGCTTTCAGTGTCTCACCTTTCATTCTGGTTTGCTTGTTCTTCACCTTGCAGAAGGTTCAGTCCAGTTTTCTGATGTAGAACAGTATTAAACACTTTATTCTGATTCGCACTTCAAATGTGTAATGTGCTCATCCAGTTTCCTTTCTGTGgctattgttttttttttttcatatatatggGATCTGGTGCTTCTGTAGAAGTGCAACAATTTCTAGTGAGTTACTCTGTcagcctgatttttttctttgtcataaTCATTCCCCCTCAAACCCCCTTCCTTCCATTTATGACCCTCCAAGACTTACTCTGCCTTTTAATCATTCAAGAGGCCACGTAAAGAATGCCTGTCAACTCTAACTGGACAGCTGTAACGTACAAATAATGATCTGAGAGCCTTGcctttttgatttatttaatctGCCTCAAAAGCAAGGCAACAAGAGTAAAGCTGCCTTTTTAAATCCAGTACAGTTTCTGAATTATGGTGGATTattagctgtgctgtgccaatGTTTGCGAGATCAGATGACTCTGTACATGGATTCTCATTATCCTGGGCTGTGACTGGGGGCAGTGGAGTGTATAATATCACTACAGATAGGCCTGTGGCTTGATGACATAGTTTTGACAGTgcacttgtttgcttttctaagcTTATTTGTCTGACATCCATTAGTTTTGCTGACAGGACTTTCTTGCATAGGAACACAGGTCTGGTGGCTTCTTCCATAAAAATGGCATACGTACTGGTATGGTCAAGAATACTGAacaaatgaatttattttcaaagataTTGGAAAGAAGTGGCAGATAATATTAACATTGTACTTCCTGAGTTCATATGATGCCTTAACTTGTTTCTGTTACTTCTGCAGTATAACTTGTTCATACTGTACCATCTACAACAATAAAAAGATTAATGACTTATGACTATGAAGGAACTCTAAGGTATTAAAATGAATAAGAGATCTGGTATATAATAGTCTTTCAAGGTCATATGATTACTTCACCTGTTAGCTGTCCTATGGAGAGAGAAGttgcaaaaccaaaagctttcAGACCTATTATATGTAACATAGCTTTCTTGGGTGCAAATTCTGCTTTTAGGTTCTTTCAAAAAGATCACGCAAAGCTCACTTTCTGGGGCAAAATTTACGTTCTGTAGGTAAAGCTATGAAAGGAATCATGGAAAATTGAGATCATGAGGTCAACACTGCTGTCGAAAGCAGGGTTTTACAAGAGGTTATCCAGGGTCGTTCAAGCTGAGACTTGGATATTTCCAGCAAGATTTATTCCATTATTTGTCTGGGCAACCTACTGCAATGTGTAACTCTTCTCAGAATTAGTAAATTTTGTCTTGTGGCCAGACTGAGTTTTCCTTGGAGCAGCTTGCgtccatcacctcttgtcctgtcaccataCATCCTCATGAAGAAAGTAACCCCACCTTCTCCATAGCTACCTTTTGGTTACTGAAAATCTGTGTTTAGGTCTCTGCCACCCTCACCCACAGGAAAGAGCTGTAACTCTTGTTATTGTATGGTTTGCTGAATTATTTCTGACACAAGTCAAGACACCCAAAGGAACAGTGAATACTGCTGAGCAGTAAGCGAGAATGTAGAACAGCTGACATTCTGTAAACATGACTGTTTATCTCAAAGATATTAGGATTATTGCTAGAAATGTCAGACCATACTGTCCTTGACACTCTTGAATGACCATCATCCCGATACAGGATAAAAGTCTGCAATTTAATATTGAGGGATAGTGTAGATGTACATTGCCTGGTATCATATTAAATAACTCCATATTAAGTCCTTAAGTCATATTAAATAACTCCAACTTTACAAAGGGAGAGGGAGATAAGCTTAAAGATCAGCTGTAATGTACTTTAAATGATTGTCAATTTAAAGTGAAAAAGTACACTAACCGTTATTGCTCAATGCATTTacttgttatttccttcctaACCCATATATGTGCACATATATAGAAACATGTAAATAGACCTATCTTTAATAGTGAATCATTTTAATGGAGAtagaaataaatctgaaaagGGCTATTATAAAGCATCATTTTCCTTAGAAGGTCTATTCTTGCTAGCTGCAGGATCTCTGTTCTTTCATAGAACAGATTTAGGTCAGGTACTTGTTGCTTCAGTGGTATTCCTCTGTCCTTGCAATAATGTATCACTTGTAGCAATGAGACCCCTTTTGATGACTTCTGATTATATCGCAGGAGGTACTAGgtactcatagaatcatagtatagtttgggttggaaaggacctgaagatcatctagttccaacccccctgccatgggcagggacccctcacactaaaccatgtcacccaaggctctgtccaacctggccttgaacactgccagggatggagcatacacagcttccctgggcaacctattccagtgcctcaccacccttacagtaaagaacttcttccttatatccaaacttcccctgtttaagttttaacctgttatcccttgtcctgtcactacagtccctactgaagagtccctcctcagcatccttataggcccccttcagaccctgggaggctgctatgaggtcttcatgcagccttctcttctccaggctgaacagccccagctttctcagcctgtcttcatatgggaggttctccagtcccctgatcatccttgtggccctcctctggacttgttatTATTTACCTGTATGGTAAGATCTTTTTCACACTTTTAAATTCTCTTTGGtacttaaaattttattttggcTCATGAATTCcaagagtttcttttttaagttctttttcttttttaactaatGTTTGCTGACCAGGTGAGCTTACAAGCTCCCACAACAGTCATCTAATGGAGGCTTAAAGTATGCTTCTTAACTGCCTCTCTTATTTTAGGTAAGTCTTTACTACTataattgtattatttttagcACGTGCCATATTAAAGAGATGTTCATAGGAAAAGGTCACTGAAAGTTAAACACTGTGGGCGGTTCAGTTCCAACAAACGCAGAGATTGTTTTATGTACTCAAAATTGTGGTATAAGAAGTTATTACCCTTTTTTAAATCTTCATTCTGAGTTCAGATTTGGAAACATATGATTAAATCTGTCGATTTGCTTTTCATGTATACGTGgctattttttccttatattgaGAACTCTGAATGCATACGTTTTGTAAACAGAAGTTTCCCCAACCTATAATCCATGTCATATTCCCATTTATTAGTAATAATACTTTGGTTATAACAGAGAAGTCTGATGTGGTGAAAATTACAGTTGTGACACAGGTAGAGATTTGCCAGAAACAGAATAACCATGAAATCTACTCTACTTCTGGCCTTTTGAACAACCAGTAGGATTCTTTTCATTTGTCTGATGTGGTGGAGCAACTGTTTTATTGTGACTGCTTAAATTAACTTGTGCCTTGCTGTAACAAGGTATGTTTCCCATTGCAAATAGCAAGACAGCCCAATGATCCTATCGCTGTTGGCTGGTGGGATAAGGCAGCAAACACTTTGTTGCAGTAGTTAGTGCCATCTGCTTTAAATGAGTAGTATGTGTAAGAGTAATCTCTTTtatgaaagaaagaacattATGTTAATTAAACtctagcagaaagaaaacagttcaaatgtttaaaatatttaaaagctacAGCATTTGGATTCCCCTGCATTGTATATTGAGAAGAGGCAGGCATggctatattaaaaaaagttgTTAAGACCACAACAGAAAACTCGTAtacattctttttattaaatttattttccttatgaTTTTGAGTGAGAAGGTATTAAAACTGCAACACTTAACAAGTAAATGGCATATGTTTTCTCCTGGCTTATGTGTGTCTCCAGATTGGTAATAGAGCTAAGATATTGCTGGTGACCTTAAATGAAACTCTGGACAATACAGACTACttgggtctttttttgttttgtctttggttCAGGACAAGAAATAATTCATATTTGTTAGTGAAACAGCCTATACCTCTGTTGTTAAAAGTCTCACCCTTTAACTGTCACTTAAGTACAGTAATGCATCATGAAGAGAGATCTTACCCTTTACCAGCTATGAATTGGAATTCTGGGCAGAGAAAGATAACAGGACACAAGAAATCCTTGCATCcctcatgcttttctttctccaaaggCAGGATTATACTCCAAGAGTTCAGGACTCTCTCAACTGATGCCTGGCAACAGGGTACTAGGTTTTCAAAAGTTgataaaaactgagaaaggcCTACTGCTGCCTACCTTTCACAAGAGTCTAGCCAATGGATCAAACCAGTTTTGGCTTGAGGAAGATTTATACCTTAAAAAGCTGGCCATATTTTCCAGAAGAGGTGGCTGCATGAATTTCTTCAGACATTGCTTAGGTACGAAAAGGGAAGAGTGATAACAGTTAGAATTTAATAACATTGAATCAGCATAAGGAGACACCATGatatttaaaaagctgtttgtgCCTGTCCTTCGCAGTTGTTATACATTGTGTGGTGTATCCCTTTAAGGTGAGAAACAATATTTTGTGACTCTAGAAATGAGGAAACAGGCAGGTAGTTGTGATTTTGTATTTTAGATCACTGACTTTGAGGGGAAGAGccctattttcttcttttcagtggcttgttttgctttatttagatACATCTGGTACTTGTTTATACAATGCATAATTAATCTATTAAACGCATTGTTGGAAGTTATCCTTGGGCCAAAAGATTAGTAGGATTCATATATAATCTGGAGCCATAGTTACCTCATGGagcaaaaaaaatcatttagaaGGGATATAAACTTTCACTCTTAAGGGTTTTAATCAACCACTAATGGCAAGTTATGGAGAAAAACCTTTCCCTCTGGGCagtattttttccataattattatttatggGAATTTTTACACCTTCCTCTGACACCTCTAGAAGGGGCCAGTGTATGAGATGTAATAGTGGACTAGATGAACTGGAACATACTGCATTCCAGGTGGAAATTTACAGTGGGGGAAGGGATAGCTGGAGGGATTCACAGCCTTCTTTCTAGTTGCAGCAAGCTGCAGACTGGTGAGGTGTGTGCTGCTCTGTCAGGTGATGTTATTGGGGCTGTTTCAGTCTTTCGTATGCAGGTTTTTTCAGGGTGTTCACTCCACTAAAGTAATGCGTGACTTTCAATCATTAGGTAGATCAGTCAGCAATTTGTTGTGATATAGCTGCAGTATAACGTAGTTAGGATTTGGTGTGGCATAACTAAGTGAATTGAAATCACTGAAGGTGAGAAGGGGTTACTTGGAAAATACTCAAGCATCAGCCTTACAGAATGCTTTGGTAGGTAGAAAATTTATTAGAATGGATGCAAGGCCTTTAGAATGAGGAGAAGCACAGGGAACAGAGATGCTAGGCTTTGTTACCTTAATTGCATGTAAGATGAAGTTGCAGCAAGGGACAGATTATGTGTCAGCAGAATATTAGTTCCACCACAGATAGACCCAGAGAGGGTGGGGAGAAATGTGTGTATGCAGATTCAATTTTTCAATCACTTCCTCATGCCAACCACCTGTTATAGATGGTGGGCATCCATACATAAAATGTAAATCTGGTATGATTGAAGTTAACTAATGAATTCATTTTGCCGTTActgtaaatagaaaaaatattgcCTGACATAAAtataacagaaattaaagaaataaaaacgagctagaaaaatacatttaaaaataaggtcAGGTTTACATTTTATCTCAACATTTTAGacattttttgtcttctcttaaATATGCTAGAATTAAGATCACTCACAATTATCCTAGACAGCTTATTCATTCTACACCAAAGACAAAGCTGTTTCCTAAGCTTTTTcttagggtttttcttttcttacttttatatttaataaGAATTTCTATTCATGGTCATAGCTCACCCTGGATTCAAACTTAAGAACAAAATATAAATTTCCTCTGCATTCTGAATGGTTTATTTACAAGGCCAGTTCTTGTAAGAATTGGATTTATCTTGAATAACTTCCTGTAAAAGGGTTTTGAAATGTTCTCAGTGTATGCAGAAAGATTGTAAAGTACAGTACGAAACAGGACTTGTCCTTCATTaattccttttttgcttttaaggcAAATCATGGTAGTTAATTAAAACACAATGTTAAATGTTGGGAACTCCTTTATTTACGGGCCCAAAAggactttatttttctctgtgccCTAGTAGATATTTGAACATGAGAACTTGCAGAAGTAGGGACGACATTTGCTGCTGTAAAGTTAAATAATTAAACTTCTGTTGTTCTTGCAGCACTTTGGAAATAgccatgggattttttttttttttttttttaatttaagcatTGTACCAAATAGCTTGACATTAAATTATGTAGCCAATAAATGCTAAATACGTAATTTTTGTGGATTTTAACATTAGCATATGCTTAAGTGTTCTATTGGATCAGGACCGATGTGCACAGTAGCTTTGGATCCAAGCTTTGGTGGAGTATTTCCCTGTCATAGAGTTTCTCTGCAAGAGAAAAGCGTAAAGACTTTAACCCCTGAAAGAATATTGCTGCAGGTAAAGTATGACATGCCATCTGCCAACTACATTATAATGTGCATGATACCAGACTGTAACCCTCTTCAATACTGGTATGTACCAGTTGTAACTAGCAGGCCTCTGGATATGGTAGATGAATAGAACTTAGAACACCAATGTTCGTTGCTTACGGGACCATTTAACAAATGGAATGAAGGGTATTGTAAACTTTTTCCATGACTCCAATGAACAAGAATGAGCCAGATACATATATTTGCTCCTAAAATTCTTAATTTTAATAGCAGATAATTTTATAAGGTGATAGATAGTTTTCTACTTTTGTGTCTTGATTCTCATTGGATTTCATCCCTACTGCTTTAATTGCTACAGCAGCAGGCACCAAAATTCCTCTGTATATGAAAACATCCTAGAGATGACATGGCATGCTGTTATCgttcccttcctctcttctctcctcccctccccaccccctaTTTGTAACCTGTAAGCAGGTTTTAAACAagtatgttattttaaaatacttttgttttctctacaGCGTGCTTTAAATGAAGTGACAGTGTGGGTCAGGTATACAGCTAGACTTCTCATCCCTCAAGGTTAGGTAGTTATGCTGTTTTCAGACATGATAAATCCTTGGGAAACTTAGCAAGTATAAAGGATAATAATCTTTCTGTTCATAATTTGTAAAAATAGGCCACTGAGAggtcttttttcttaaaagaaaaagaaaaaaacactttcagAGGGCATTTTATTAATGAGAATTACAATACTGGAAAATCTGGTATAGATTAGCAAAGAACAGTACAGTGTATCCAAATGGAACTGGTTGTATAATTAAATTCCTTTAATAGGTATTGAAATTCAAACCTCTTGATACTTCTGATGTAAGCATAGCTCTTAAAAGTCATGGAACTTGATTCTAATAGTGTAATGTGGGAAAGAATTATTGGGATGATGATTAAGGATTTCAAATATCCTGGGAGgaaatttatataaaataggcatttaaataaagaaaacaaacaaccgAATATTCtcaaccaaacaaccaaccaaaccaaataaacctGTAGCTGTAAAATATAGAATATAAAAAGAAGCTTTAATAAAACCATGTATATGAAGGTGTACAGTTTATACTAGCAGTAATGAAGCAACGTGTTTAGAATAACCTAATGGCAAGTAAAGGAAGTTAAAGTTTGAAATCTTTAAGTAACATAATGTTATCACTATTTTTTACACTTCTTTTAACCTGTTCATTATTATCTTCTCTGTTTTGACTCTATGTTTTTCTTATGTCTGTTTTGGTTTCCTATTTCCATGCTGACAAGCACAGAAGGCCCTCATTCtatgtggcttttttttctcatgtataGAAtattgatttggttttgttgttgggtttttttttaatattgattacaaTTTGTCAAGTCTCTGCAGTGTATAATATGTGCCTTTTCTTAAATTagtaaaaaaggcaaattatttACTGAGATTTGATGCAGCTGTTAGGAGGATCATACCAAATGGTTGACTTCTTGTCTgctaaggaagaaagaaaatgttttagcaAGACTGGCTTAAATGATGGAGTCCTGGCAGTCAGAATACCAAGCTATGCCTAGTTTTCATTTGTACTAACCAAGCTTATCTGCAAGCTTTTAACTGTCGTTTCTGTTTTACTGTCCCCCAAGATTGTGAAGGATGAACTTTCTGGGTTGAGAACATTAGTTGAAAGGATAACCAATTTCAAACAACAGTTGGAATGCCCATGAACaagtataaagaaaatataCCGTATAAAAGTAGATTATTAGACCTAGAGTTCAGCATTTAAATGTTGATctcatatttttctcttcagtgttATATCTGACTTCTGCTTCATCACTACCGAGTGATGCTAAACTATATAGGTAATACATATTATCATTTAATATGATTCCTTTTCATCCAAAGGCCTTTCTGTTTTAGTGCTATTTAATCTGTGGTGTGATCTCAGAAGTTGCCAACCTAGTTGAGCTTTCTCTGTCCATATAGCTATAGATGTCTTGGTCAGAAGGGTGTATTTTGATCatctttatttgctttcattccCTTCTGCAGTATATTATTTTGGAACATAATGGCAGGGCTGACCTTGGCTACTCATGTTTTGGCTGAGCCTTTttatccttttccctttccaaaatGATAGTACGTTGCTCAGTGTCCATTTTCTATCCatctctgtgtttcagcagagtTAGAATAGATGAGTTCAAACAGTACTACTGGCTTCTCTGTTTCTTAAAGTACTCATTGAGAGAAGTAAGCTAACTGTTTTTAGAAGTTCAAGTTATGCATCATGTGCCTAGTTTAGTGAACTACTAATTTCCACATCTGTTTTTTTTAGTGTCAGTAAGATCTTAAATAGGTTTTAATCAGTTATTGCTACAAGCTTACTTTCTATATACCttttagaaagaagaaagagcagaacaTGTTCTCTGTAATTTGTAGTTCATGATGATTTGGAGATGTCATGTTCCAAACATAGGCACATAAGTGAACACTTGTATTTCGTGCTACTGAAAGGAGCTGTACTAAAGGCTTTTCCTGGAAACTAAAGTCTTTGTCTATTCTGTGCTGTTGGCTGGTCATACTTTTACATATTGTTGTTTTCTTAGCTTTGATGTTCTATTTTAGAGCAACAGTTCTGCATACTTTCTTAAATCGAAAATGTGAAAACAGTTCTGAGAAAGAAGATGCTAATTTATCTGAAGGAGTCACATAATATTTGAGTCTCTGTAATATTTTGTTTGAACTGAGCTTGGCTGAATTAGCCATGCAGAACATTTCAGTTGCATCATAGTGCAAATTTATACTACAAAAGTAAAAAACTGTTTATTTCCAGTCCTCTTCATTGTAGTGTCACAGTACTTCTGCTAAGGCATGTTTTCAAGTTTTAAATACCCCTAATTAAGACTTTGGGCCTGATTCTTCTCTTAAAATCTTAGGGAGCTCTTTCGTTGAACTCAGCAGGGATAAGATGAAATGTAATCTGTACCCTTTCATCAACATGCCATTTGAACTGCAAGTGTGAGTATGGTAAgacctttctgtttttctgaataaGAATAGTATGTAACAGTAAACAAAAATGCCCACTCAAAGATTCAGAATGTTTTGGACTGTTTTGGACAGATGATGTCAGACCTAGGTTTCTTTCTGGAGTTCTTCTGAGGCTTaacatgtgtttgtgtgtggtAAAAATCACATCTGAGAGAGAGCAGCTGTTTGATATTTATTGCTATTCATGTGGTATCATTAACATCATAGAACTGATAATTAGGGTAAATtatgatgaaaaaataattgtagtggacaaaaataatcaatttgCTGCTTCTCCACTGAAGGCGAGGGACAAGAGAAAAGACTCAAGTAGACAATGTCAG is a window of Lathamus discolor isolate bLatDis1 chromosome 7, bLatDis1.hap1, whole genome shotgun sequence DNA encoding:
- the LRTM1 gene encoding leucine-rich repeat and transmembrane domain-containing protein 1 — translated: MKGERLLVLSVILLIYRACGCPDKCLCHTASKTADCKNRGFTEIPAHLPSEIQILQLQNNRIWRINQNAFTGTPLLKILDLSNNSLSSLAPGAFQKLRYLQVLNLTRNMIHYVENKTFSFLPHLKELDLSSNSIIRLPETFGNSTGNITLLSVKHNKLQKMERVLLESLPNLKVVLFKDNPWQCNCNIFGLKLWLESFLYRGGISDGIICSAPGIRKGKDLLKVPYELFGACPLRTAHFHLASIHHHSSEHRSSLKHTHHSEHGENSRSNCEPKPKPRPVSLRHAIATVVITGVVCGIVCLMMLAAAVYGCAYAAITAKYHREHLAPVRQHGTPEEKELFDSSLA